From the genome of Rhizobacter sp. AJA081-3:
GTTCATCGACCGCTTCAAGGCCAAGGCCAGCAAGGCCAAGCAGGCGCAAAGCCGCGTCAAGGCGCTGGCGCGCATGGAGAAGCTCGCGCCGGTGCTCACGGCGAGCGATTTCCAGTTCGAGTTCCGCGAGCCGCTCTCGCTGCCGAATCCGATGCTGGCGTTCAGCGACCTGGCCTGCGGTTACCGCTCGGAAGACGGCAAGGAGACGCGCATCGTCTCCGGCATCGACCGCTCGGTGCTCGCCGGCCAGCGCATCGGCATCCTCGGCGCCAACGGCCAGGGCAAGTCGACCTTTGTGAAGACGATCTCGCACGAACTGGCGGCGCTCGCCGGCACGATGACCGAGGGCAAGGGCCTGGTGATCGGCTACTTCGCGCAGCAGGAGCTCGACGTGCTCTCGCCCGCCGACGGCCCGCTGATGCACATGGTGCGGCTGGCGCGCGACATTGGCCCGTCCGCGCGCGAGCAGGAGCTGCGCGACTTCCTCGGCTCCTTCCGATTCGTCGGCGAGATGGTCACGCAGCCGGTGGGCACGCTGTCCGGCGGCGAGAAGGCGCGCCTGGTGCTGGCCATGCTGGTGTGGCAGCGCCCCAACCTGCTGCTGATGGACGAGCCGACCAACCACCTCGACCTGACCACCCGCGAAGCGCTGTCGATGGCGCTCAACGAATTCGAGGGCACCGTGATGCTGGTCAGCCACGACCGTGCGCTGCTGCGCGAGGTCTGCGACGAGTTCTGGCTGGTCGCCGGAGGCGCGCTCAAGCCCTTCGACGGCGATCTCGACGACTACCAGAAGTGGCTGCTGGAGCAGTCTCGCGAGGCCTCCAAGGCTGCGTCGGCGCAGTCGCGCAAGCTGCGCGAGGACGCGACACCCAAGCGCAAGGAAGACCGCAAGGCCGCCGCCGCCGCAAGGCAGGCCCGCGCCGACGAGGCCAAGCCGCTGAAGAAGGAGCTGACGCTGACCGACCATCGCATGCACGTGCTGTTCGGTGAACGCGACAAGCTCGAGGCCTCCATGGCCGACGCCGCAGCGACGCCGGAGAAGCTGGCCGAGGCCGGCAAGCGGCTGAAGGCGGTCAACGACGAGATCGACCGGCTCGAAGCGCGCTGGCTCGAGCTGAGCACCCGCATCGACGAGATGACGGCGGCGGGCTGAACAGCCCGCCGCCTTTCCCTGCATCGGGCAGGGTCATTAGATTGCACACAATTCAATTGCCAACTTTCCAATACAGTCTATCCATGGCTCGCGCAACCACTCCCGCCGATACCGCCCGCCCGACCGACTGGC
Proteins encoded in this window:
- a CDS encoding ABC-F family ATP-binding cassette domain-containing protein — encoded protein: MLVLNDISLRRGVKLVLDHTSVTLQPGEKIGLVGRNGAGKSSLFALLTGKLHSDGGDVQMPPRWQQPGGMAEVAQDMPETEEGATDFVLQGDTPLMLAQQRLAAAEAADDGHEIAEAHHAIQDAGGFDARARAQSMLMGLGFRSEQLDAPVNSFSGGWRMRLQLARALMCPAELMLLDEPTNHLDLDALVWLEAWLQRYTGMLIVISHDREFLDAITRVTLHLDENKLTRYGGNYTTFEEMRAERMALQQASYAKQQERMAHLQKFIDRFKAKASKAKQAQSRVKALARMEKLAPVLTASDFQFEFREPLSLPNPMLAFSDLACGYRSEDGKETRIVSGIDRSVLAGQRIGILGANGQGKSTFVKTISHELAALAGTMTEGKGLVIGYFAQQELDVLSPADGPLMHMVRLARDIGPSAREQELRDFLGSFRFVGEMVTQPVGTLSGGEKARLVLAMLVWQRPNLLLMDEPTNHLDLTTREALSMALNEFEGTVMLVSHDRALLREVCDEFWLVAGGALKPFDGDLDDYQKWLLEQSREASKAASAQSRKLREDATPKRKEDRKAAAAARQARADEAKPLKKELTLTDHRMHVLFGERDKLEASMADAAATPEKLAEAGKRLKAVNDEIDRLEARWLELSTRIDEMTAAG